A stretch of the Mycobacterium shigaense genome encodes the following:
- a CDS encoding ACT domain-containing protein: MPSYLLRIELVDRPGSLGALAVKLGSVGADILSLDVVERTRGHAIDDLVIELPPGAMPDTLITAAESLPGVRVDSVRPHTGLLEAHRELELLDHVAAASGRDARLQVLADEAPRVLRVSWCTVLRRAGDELERLAASPGAPETRAVSAPWLPIEQAVTLDGTAEWVPPVWRDMDMAMVAAPLGDPHTGVVLGRPGPEFRPSEVARLGYLAGIVATMLR; the protein is encoded by the coding sequence GTGCCGTCCTATCTGTTGCGCATCGAGCTGGTCGACCGACCCGGAAGCCTGGGCGCGCTGGCCGTCAAGCTCGGTTCGGTGGGCGCCGACATCCTGTCGCTGGACGTGGTGGAGCGCACCCGGGGTCACGCGATCGACGACCTCGTCATCGAGTTGCCTCCGGGCGCGATGCCCGACACGTTGATCACCGCCGCCGAGTCGCTGCCTGGCGTTCGGGTGGACAGCGTCCGTCCCCATACCGGTCTGCTGGAGGCGCATCGCGAGCTGGAGCTGCTCGACCACGTCGCCGCGGCGAGCGGCCGCGACGCCCGGCTGCAGGTGCTGGCCGACGAGGCACCCCGGGTGTTGCGGGTGAGCTGGTGCACGGTGTTGCGCCGCGCCGGCGACGAGCTGGAGCGCCTTGCCGCGAGCCCGGGCGCGCCGGAGACGCGGGCGGTGTCGGCGCCGTGGCTGCCCATCGAACAGGCGGTGACGCTCGACGGCACCGCGGAGTGGGTGCCGCCGGTTTGGCGCGACATGGACATGGCGATGGTCGCGGCGCCGCTGGGCGACCCGCACACGGGGGTCGTGCTGGGCCGGCCCGGCCCGGAATTCCGACCATCGGAGGTGGCACGACTGGGCTATCTGGCCGGCATCGTGGCCACCATGCTGCGTTAG
- the gatC gene encoding Asp-tRNA(Asn)/Glu-tRNA(Gln) amidotransferase subunit GatC yields the protein MSRISRQEVAHLARLARLALTDTELDSFAGQLDAIITHVSQIQAVDVTGVQATDNPLKAVNVTRPDETTPCLTQQEALAAAPEAVDGRFAVPQILGESQ from the coding sequence ATCTCCCGCATCTCCCGTCAGGAGGTGGCGCACCTCGCCCGACTGGCCCGGCTCGCGCTGACCGATACCGAGCTGGACAGCTTCGCCGGCCAGCTCGACGCGATCATCACCCACGTCAGCCAGATTCAGGCGGTCGACGTCACCGGCGTCCAGGCTACCGACAACCCGCTCAAAGCCGTCAACGTGACGCGGCCGGACGAGACGACGCCGTGCCTGACCCAGCAGGAGGCGCTGGCCGCGGCGCCGGAAGCCGTCGACGGCCGCTTCGCCGTCCCGCAGATCCTCGGAGAAAGCCAGTGA